Proteins from a genomic interval of Quercus robur chromosome 9, dhQueRobu3.1, whole genome shotgun sequence:
- the LOC126699990 gene encoding cellulose synthase-like protein D3: protein MASKSFHMSRSNLSTSSDAVSESQNKPPLPPTVTFGRRTSSGRYISYSRDDLDSELGSGEFMNYTVHIPPTPDNQPMDPMISQKVEEQYVSNSLFTGGFNSVTRAHLMDKVIESDTSHPQMAGARGSSCAIPGCDANVMSDERGSDILPCECDFKICRDCYIDAVKTGGGICPGCKEPYKNTDLDEGAVDSSGRPLPLPPPNGMSKMERRLSLMKSTKSVLMRSQTGDFDHNRWLFETRGTYGYGNAIWPKDGGFENGKDDETTDPTELMNKPWRPLTRKLKIPAAIISPYRLLIVIRMAVLALFLMWRINHPNNDAMWLWGMSVVCEIWFAFSWLLDQLPKLCPINRATDLNVLKDKFETPSPSNPTGKSDLPGIDIFVSTADPEKEPPLVTANTILSILAADYPVEKLACYVSDDGGALLTFEAMAEAASFANIWVPFCRKHDIEPRNPESYFSLKRDPYKNKVKSDFVKDRRRVKREYDEFKVRINGLPDSIRRRSDAYHAREEIKAMKVQRQNRGDEPVEGVKIPKATWMADGTHWPGTWLQSSSEHSKGDHAGIIQVMLKPPSEEPLLGIADDTKLIDVTDIDIRLPLLVYVSREKRPGYDHNKKAGAMNALVRASAIMSNGPFILNLDCDHYIYNSQAMREGMCFMMDRGGDRLCYVQFPQRFEGIDPSDRYANHNTVFFDINMRALDGIMGPVYVGTGCLFRRVALYGFDPPRSKEHHPGCCSCCFGRSKKHSSVSNTPEENRSLRMGDSDDEEMNLSLLPKRFGNSTFLIDSIPVAEFQGRPLADHPAVKNGRPPGALTIPRELLDASTVAEAISVISCWYEDKTEWGQRVGWIYGSVTEDVVTGYRMHNRGWKSVYCVTKRDAFRGTAPINLTDRLHQVLRWATGSVEIFFSRNNALLASPRMKLLQRIAYLNVGIYPFTSIFLIVYCFLPALSLFSGQFIVQTLNVTFLVYLLVITLTLCMLAILEIKWSGIELEEWWRNEQFWLIGGTSAHLAAVLQGLLKILAGIEISFTLTSKSGGDDVDDEYADLYVVKWTSLMIPPITIMMVNLIAIAVGFSRTIYSTIPQWSKLIGGVFFSFWVLAHLYPFAKGLMGRRGRTPTIVFVWSGLIAITISLLWVAISPPSSTDQIGGSFQFP from the exons ATGGCGTCTAAGTCCTTCCACATGAGTAGATCAAATCTATCGACGTCTTCTGATGCGGTTTCTGAATCTCAAAACAAGCCTCCACTACCTCCAACTGTGACCTTTGGCCGGAGAACTTCCTCCGGTCGTTACATCAGCTACTCCAGGGATGATCTTGATAGTGAGCTTGGGAGTGGTGAATTCATGAACTATACAGTACATATACCACCAACCCCTGATAACCAGCCTATGGATCCAATGATATCACAAAAGGTTGAAGAACAATATGTGTCGAATTCACTCTTTACAGGTGGGTTTAATAGTGTTACTAGAGCTCATCTCATGGACAAGGTGATTGAGTCTGATACAAGCCATCCCCAGATGGCTGGTGCAAGAGGCTCTTCATGTGCAATTCCTGGGTGTGATGCAAATGTGATGAGTGATGAGCGTGGCTCGGACATTCTCCCTTGTGAGtgtgatttcaaaatatgtcGGGACTGTTATATTGATGCAGTGAAAACCGGGGGTGGGATTTGTCCAGGGTGTAAGGAGCCTTATAAGAACACTGATTTGGATGAAGGAGCTGTGGATAGTAGCGGGCGGCCACTTCCCCTTCCTCCGCCAAATGGGATGTCAAAAATGGAGAGGAGGTTGTCGTTGATGAAGTCAACAAAGTCGGTGTTGATGAGGAGTCAAACTGGGGACTTTGATCACAATCGGTGGCTGTTTGAAACAAGGGGGACTTATGGATATGGGAATGCCATATGGCCAAAGGATGGGGGTTTTGAAAATGGGAAAGATGATGAAACTACTGACCCAACGGAGTTGATGAACAAACCGTGGAGGCCACTTACACGGAAATTGAAGATACCTGCTGCTATTATCAGCCCATATCG GCTTCTAATCGTCATTCGTATGGCTGTTCTTGCATTGTTTTTGATGTGGAGGATCAACCACCCCAACAATGATGCAATGTGGCTATGGGGAATGTCTGTAGTTTGTGAGATATGGTTTGCTTTTTCTTGGCTGCTTGATCAACTTCCCAAACTCTGCCCAATCAATCGTGCTACAGATCTTAATGTTTTAAAGGACAAATTTGAAACACCTAGTCCCAGCAACCCCACTGGAAAATCTGATCTCCCAGGCATAGATATCTTTGTCTCTACTGCAGATCCAGAGAAAGAACCACCACTGGTCACTGCAAACACTATCTTATCTATTCTTGCAGCTGATTACCCAGTTGAAAAGCTTGCTTGCTATGTTTCTGACGATGGAGGTGCACTTCTAACCTTTGAGGCCATGGCTGAAGCTGCAAGCTTTGCTAATATATGGGTTCCATTCTGTCGTAAACATGATATTGAGCCCAGGAATCCAGAATCTTACTTCAGTTTGAAGAGGGATCCTTACAAGAACAAAGTAAAGTCAGATTTTGTCAAAGATCGTAGACGAGTGAAGCGTGAGTATGATGAGTTCAAGGTCCGGATCAATGGCTTGCCTGACTCTATTCGCCGCCGTTCAGATGCCTATCATGCTCGGGAGGAAATCAAGGCCATGAAGGTTCAGAGACAGAACAGGGGTGATGAACCAGTAGAGGGTGTGAAGATCCCAAAAGCAACATGGATGGCTGATGGAACTCATTGGCCAGGGACTTGGTTGCAATCTTCATCTGAGCACTCCAAAGGAGACCATGCTGGTATAATACAG GTGATGTTGAAACCTCCCAGTGAAGAACCACTACTCGGAATTGCTGATGATACCAAGCTTATTGACGTCACTGACATTGATATTCGTCTCCCACTTCTTGTTTATGTGTCTCGTGAGAAGCGTCCAGGCTATGATCACAACAAGAAGGCTGGGGCCATGAATGCCCTGGTTCGAGCTTCAGCTATTATGTCCAATGGCCCTTTCATTCTCAACCTTGACTGTGACCACTATATCTACAACTCCCAAGCTATGAGGGAGGGCATGTGCTTCATGATGGATAGAGGAGGTGATCGCCTTTGTTATGTCCAGTTCCCCCAGAGGTTTGAGGGGATTGATCCATCTGATCGATATGCCAATCACAACACTGTTTTCTTTGATATCAACATGAGAGCCCTTGATGGGATTATGGGCCCCGTCTATGTCGGAACTGGATGCCTCTTTCGAAGGGTAGCCCTTTATGGTTTTGATCCACCTAGATCTAAAGAACACCACCCCGGCTGCTGCAGTTGCTGCTTTGGCCGTTCCAAAAAGCATTCCTCAGTTTCAAACACCCCAGAAGAGAACCGATCTCTGAGAATGGGtgattctgatgatgaagagATGAACCTCTCTTTGCTCCCTAAAAGGTTTGGGAACTCAACTTTCCTCATTGATTCCATCCCAGTGGCAGAGTTCCAAGGCCGTCCTCTTGCAGATCACCCAGCTGTGAAAAATGGACGCCCACCTGGTGCTCTCACTATTCCCCGTGAGCTTCTTGATGCATCAACTGTTGCGGAGGCAATCAGTGTTATCTCATGTTGGTATGAAGACAAGACGGAGTGGGGACAACGTGTTGGTTGGATTTATGGGTCAGTTACTGAAGATGTGGTCACAGGGTATAGGATGCACAATAGGGGGTGGAAATCAGTGTATTGTGTGACCAAGCGTGATGCTTTCAGAGGAACAGCTCCTATCAATCTTACTGATAGGCTCCATCAGGTCCTCCGGTGGGCTACTGGTTCAGTTGAGATTTTCTTCTCCCGCAACAATGCCCTTCTTGCCAGTCCAAGAATGAAGCTTCTGCAGAGAATAGCATACCTTAATGTTGGCATCTACCCCTTTACTTCCATCTTCCTGATTGTATACTGCTTTCTCCCAGCACTCTCACTTTTCTCTGGCCAGTTCATTGTCCAGACCCTCAATGTCACTTTCCTTGTCTACCTCCTTGTTATCACTTTGACTCTATGTATGCTTGCTATCCTTGAGATTAAATGGTCTGGCATTGAGCTAGAGGAATGGTGGAGGAATGAGCAGTTTTGGTTGATTGGAGGGACTAGTGCTCACCTTGCTGCTGTGCTTCAGGGACTTCTAAAAATCCTTGCTGGGATTGAAATTTCTTTCACTTTAACATCAAAATCAGGAGGTGATGATGTGGATGATGAGTATGCTGATCTCTATGTAGTCAAATGGACATCCTTGATGATACCACCAATCACAATCATGATGGTCAACTTAATTGCTATTGCTGTTGGATTTAGCCGAACGATATACAGTACTATACCACAGTGGAGCAAGTTAATAGGTGGTGTTTTCTTCAGTTTTTGGGTCCTGGCTCATCTCTACCCTTTCGCCaaagggctgatgggacgaAGAGGGAGGACACCGACCATTGTTTTTGTATGGTCAGGACTCATTGCAATCACTATATCCCTCCTTTGGGTGGCAATCAGTCCCCCTTCTAGCACTGATCAAATTGGAGGCTCATTCCAGTTCCCCTGA